The Methanomicrobia archaeon sequence CGCATTCTTTCACCACCTGTACCATTTCAGCCGCGACTTTTAATAACCGGAGCCACGTATTCGCCACCGCGCGCAGCTTCGTTGCATCCTCGCCATGCATGGAGACGCGTAAGGTATTCCCGTTAAGCACGAGGTCAACAAAGGAGGGTCTCGTATTCGTGCCGCGCTCTTGCTCCTCTTTTATTGACTCATAGATTGCTCTTACCGTTTCTTCATCAGCTTCAAACTCGAAATCCGCTTCGAACTTCATTTCAAACGGTTTGTTAGAAGATTTAAAGTAATCATCGAACTGAAAAACAGTTCGCACCAAAAAACCGTCATACGGCCTTCAGTTTCTTCACCACGACGGTGGGGCGCTCCTTCCTTAGCGCTCTATACCCGCAGTAAGGACAACGGACGCCCTGATAGCCCTCTTCGTGTATCTCGACAGGCCTTTTGCACCGCAAACAATAATACCCCATACGCGCTTATTCACCTCCCGCACTTACTACACTTTCGGCTTCCGCATTTTGCTCGCTGCCTTCCAGGCTGATCTCAGCACCACGCTCTCCCAGCCGTTTAATGGTCCGCTGCGCGGTGATTCCGAGGGGCGTATGCGGAACGTAGGTCCCACCGGTGAACGTATAGCCACATTTGGCACATTTCCATATACCCGTGCCAATTCGCTTCACTGCTGGCCGCTCGCATCGTGGGCAGGTATGCGCAGCTCGTGTCCGGTCTTCTATCGCTGTTATTGCTTTCCGTATCTTTCGCCCGTAGCGCACGCCGAACCTACCTGCGGATTTCGTCTTTTTGCCCTTCTTTCTCTTCTGCTTCCTTACCATTTTTCGTTTCCACGAGAACCCTTATCTCTTTGAAAAAGAAAAGATTAGTGTAATATATAGTTTATCTCTGTCTCGGAATTCTCAGGCTGTGTTGGGGCAAGGCAAGGAAATGAAACTCGCAGATTTGAACTTAGAAGGAGGAATGGCAGCTCTCATAGGTAATAGCGCGGTAAAAGAGTTGGAGTTGTACCCACCGCAGGAGGAGGCGATACGAGCCGGCCTGCTCGACACAACCAAGAATTTCGTCATCGCCACGCCCACGGCAAGCGGAAAAACGCTGTTAGCCGAGTTAGCGATGCTGCAATCAATCTTGACCGAATCCGGGAAATGTCTGTACGTCGTGCCTCTGAACGCGCTGGCATACGAGAAATATCAAAATTTTAAGGAGAAATACGGCTCCGTTGCACGGGTAGGGATTTCAACCGGCGATTATGAAAGCTCCTCGCGATACCTTGAGCGTTACGACATCATCATCCTCACGCTGGAGAAGCTGGATTCACTCACGCGGGTAAAACCCGGCTGGTTACGAACTATTTCAGTAGTGGTGGTGGACGAGGTGCACGTGGTCGGCGAGGACAAGCGAGGGCCACGGTTAGAAGGTGCAATGGCGCGTTTCATGAGTTTCAATCCTTCCGCACGGTTTATCGCGTTATCTGCAACCATAGCGAACGTCGAAGAGTTTGGAAACTGGCTGCATGCGACTATTATTAAATCAGAATGGCGACCGGTGCCTTTAAAGGAAGAGATCTTCCTGGCGAAGGACGATCGCGAAATAATCGAGCGAGTGCTCGCGGATATAAAACAGGGGTCGCAGGTGCTCGTGTTTGTGAATACGAAACGAGGTGCGGCATCCTTTGCGCGCAAGGTAGCAGCGCAGTTGAAACTGGCGGCGAGCGCAGAGCTGGATAAGCTCGCGGAGAAGGTTGATATTGGCGTGGACGACCTTGCGGAGATCGTGCGATGCGGCGTGGCGTACCACAACTCGTGGTTGCATCCCGAGCAGCGCAGAGCGATAGAAGACAGCTTCCGCAACAGGATGTTGAAAGTCATCTGCTGCACACCTACATTGGCAATGGGCGTCTCGTTACCGGCGAAAACGGTATTAATCAGGAATTATAAGTTCTTCACACTTGGCCGAGGGGTTGAGCCGATGCCGTTATTCTGGATAAAGCAGGTGTTCGGTCGCGCAGGCCGGCCGGAGCACGATGACTACGGCACGGGAATAATCGTAGCGCGAAACGAGGACGCGTTCGAAGAGATCCAGAGCGTGTATATGCAGGGCGATTTGGAACGGATCGAATCACGGTTTTCCGCGGAAACGATGACCGAGCAGATACTTGCAACGATCGTCGCCGGTGCAAAGCGAGTAGAGCAGATCCTCGATTTTCTTAACAGCACCTTTTATGCATGCCAGAATAGCGGCGACATAGCTTTTTTGGAACTGGAGCTGGAGGACATCCTGGAGGACCTGGAGAGAAAAGGCTTTATCGAGCTGGACGGTGAGGATACAATACGAGCTACGCCGTTCGGGACGCTCGCCTCACGGCTCTACCTGTCTACGAACTCGGCTCTGGAGCTGCGTGACGGCATACGAGCTTTAAGCGAGATGGAACGAGACGGGCGCGTAACCGTATCGGATTTCGACCTCCTACTCCTCTTATGTAAATGCGAGGAGATCGTTCCGGTGAATGTGAAGAATGCGTTCGAAATAGCAACGGTTCTGAGTAACAATATCGAGTGGGTTTACAGCGGTGCTCATGCGCTGGGCAGCGCGATCGTCACACAAGCGTGGATAGATGAGCTTACGTACTTCGAGATGAAGGACAAGTTTGGCACGTATCCCGGCGAGATCCACAATAATATCTACAATCAGGGCTGGATGGCCTATGCCGGCTCGAGGATCGCGGAGTATCTTCAGGACGAGCACATGTACGCGCGGTTGCGTGCGTTACACGATCGGATAAAGCACGGTGTGAGACCCGAATTGCTCGGGTTGGTGACCATAAAGGGCGTCGGTCGAGTGATCGCACGCGGGTTGTACGCAGCAGGGTTCAGGAACCCGCGCGAAGTGGCAGAAGCCAATCTGGCACGGTTGGAAAAGGTTCCGGGCGTTGGCGCGAAACGAGCGGTGAAGATAAAGGAGGAGGCGGTGCGGCAATTAAAATTGTAGGATTCGATTGCTTCATAATCTCTCTGCCTGCCCTATCTTTTCACGTTTTACCCATTCCGTTTTTTCAAATTCTTGGCTTGTTTACTAATTGCTTTCCAACGCGCTTTTTCAAGTGCGGGCTTCAAAGCGAAACGTGCCTGATAGTTTGCAGATAAACTCGCCGTGCTCGCCACAGGCTATATAATTCCTCCGGTTCTCGCGGATTACCCGCATCGCGGAAAGACCCTGCTCCCGATACGATTCGAAATGCTGCTCGAAAAACGAATCCCAGCCTAGATCGATTAAGTGCATGATTTCCTCTCAATTGAAGCATTAGAAGTACTCGTTACATAAATGTATCCTCTTCTTCGTTTCTTTGCTTTGCGAACGGTTGCATATACCGTTTTGCTGATAAAAGAAGTTGCCGAAGGCAATTTGAGCGGAGATGCGAAGCACTGTAGTCTTTTATTCGCTGTTATCTGAAGTGGTGCTCTGTATTTTGAGTTGTTCGATAGTTTCATCTATAAGAGTGATAATGCCATTTCCAAGAGTATTAAAAGTATTAACGGATTCCCCTCCATCCATGTAAAAACTTGCTCTTCCTAATTCGGACAATTTAACGGCGATTTCGACTAAGTGATTCACTAGTTCTGATGGAAAGTCGAAAGGAGCACTGGAAGCAATAATCAAAAGTTGCGAGCCAATGATAGCAGATTTGTTTTTTAAATCTGTAAGAAAGGGATTTACAAGTTTTTCGTCTTCTCCACCGTAAACTGACGTCCATAGTGTCTTAAATTCAATTAGTTTTGTCAATGCGCCAGACTTCCATAGCTCTGGTTCTAACTGTAAACTAGTTATCAATAAGTCCGGGTTCTTAAGCCAAACTCCATCAGCTAAGTTATCTGCCACTTTTTCCAACTTCTGCCTTATATTGTTATTGTGTTCAACTAATTTTTCAACTTCTTTTACAAGTTCATGTATCCCTTTCTCATCTAGAAAAGATAGACCTTTGAATGCAGATAAATCCATTATTTGTTCGATGTTTCTGGTATCTGATCGTAATCCTCCAGAATAAGATATTTTCACATTATAAGTTAAAGGTAATTCACTCATTTCGAAATAGGAAAATACGCCATCAAAAAAGGTTCGTATTTCATATCCTGGAGGTATTGAGCCAATTCCGTCCTTTAAGAGAGAGATATTGTTTATCTTTCCCCCTTTGCTATTCTCAAGTGGCGGTTGAAATGCCAGCTTGACATTCTTTGCAACACTTTTGCCTATATTCTTTATAACGAAATATATCACATGCTTACCATAAGGAATGTCAAAGTAGGCAACTACATATGGTGCAACCTCGAGGTCTCG is a genomic window containing:
- a CDS encoding DNA-directed RNA polymerase subunit P codes for the protein MGYYCLRCKRPVEIHEEGYQGVRCPYCGYRALRKERPTVVVKKLKAV
- a CDS encoding 50S ribosomal protein L37ae gives rise to the protein MVRKQKRKKGKKTKSAGRFGVRYGRKIRKAITAIEDRTRAAHTCPRCERPAVKRIGTGIWKCAKCGYTFTGGTYVPHTPLGITAQRTIKRLGERGAEISLEGSEQNAEAESVVSAGGE
- a CDS encoding DEAD/DEAH box helicase, which encodes MKLADLNLEGGMAALIGNSAVKELELYPPQEEAIRAGLLDTTKNFVIATPTASGKTLLAELAMLQSILTESGKCLYVVPLNALAYEKYQNFKEKYGSVARVGISTGDYESSSRYLERYDIIILTLEKLDSLTRVKPGWLRTISVVVVDEVHVVGEDKRGPRLEGAMARFMSFNPSARFIALSATIANVEEFGNWLHATIIKSEWRPVPLKEEIFLAKDDREIIERVLADIKQGSQVLVFVNTKRGAASFARKVAAQLKLAASAELDKLAEKVDIGVDDLAEIVRCGVAYHNSWLHPEQRRAIEDSFRNRMLKVICCTPTLAMGVSLPAKTVLIRNYKFFTLGRGVEPMPLFWIKQVFGRAGRPEHDDYGTGIIVARNEDAFEEIQSVYMQGDLERIESRFSAETMTEQILATIVAGAKRVEQILDFLNSTFYACQNSGDIAFLELELEDILEDLERKGFIELDGEDTIRATPFGTLASRLYLSTNSALELRDGIRALSEMERDGRVTVSDFDLLLLLCKCEEIVPVNVKNAFEIATVLSNNIEWVYSGAHALGSAIVTQAWIDELTYFEMKDKFGTYPGEIHNNIYNQGWMAYAGSRIAEYLQDEHMYARLRALHDRIKHGVRPELLGLVTIKGVGRVIARGLYAAGFRNPREVAEANLARLEKVPGVGAKRAVKIKEEAVRQLKL